TGAAGGAGGTCAAGCGCTACGGCGGGAACGTAAGCTCGTTCGTCCCCAAGTGTGTGGACGATGCCCTGGCGCGGAAGTTCGGTCAGACAAGCGGGAGATGAGCTTCCCCGTGGTTTGATTTGTGCACCAACCCGATTCTCACTACCATGCCGTGGGAGGTGCGTGATGAAACTGTGTGCGGGGATTGTAGTCGCAATCGCGCTCGGTTGGGTAGTCGCAGTGCAGGCGGTACAGACCCCATCCACCGTGATTTTTGGCCCGAGTTGGGTGATGAGTGTAACCGATGGGGACACGATCACTGTGCGCCTGCCGAATGGCGAACCACTGAAGGTACGCTACCTCGGAATAAATGCCCCTGAGCTTTCTGACGAGGAACACTCAGGGCAAGCGGCAAAGGACGCAAACTCAGCGTCAGTGAAGAATCGAAACGTGTGGTTAGAGGTGGAAAGGACAAACGGCGACTTCCGCCGCGGTCGCGATAGGCGTGTGTTGGCGCATGTCTTTTCCGATGCAGAACGCACCCAACTCGTGCAGCAGGCATTGGTAGAAAAAGGCCTGGCGCTTATCGATCTTCCCGGGCTGACCGATCGGGAGATCGCTGCGGACGACTTCTCGATCCGCTACGCTGATCAGTTGATTGCCGCCCAGATAGAGGCGGCGCAGAATCGACGCGGCGCGTGGAACTTAGATGACTTTTACCCTGATGCGGACCTGGCCATCGCCGCGATCAAGTTCTGGGGAGAGAAGGAAGCCGTGTACCTCATAAATCGCGGCAGTGAACCGCTCGAGCTCGCTGACGGTTGGGTTTTGATGGACGCCTCCGCGGGGAAAAGTAAGAAAGAGGGGAGGAATCCTGCGCACGCGCTTTCGTTTGCTGAATTCTTCGGGCCGAGCTGCGTCCTTCCCCCGGGAGGAAAACTGATCATCTACTCCGGGGCGGGAATACCCCCAGAGATGCGGGGGAGGATCACTGGCTGCGGCACTGGTAAAGTGGAGGTTTACTGGACCCGGCGCAAGGTCTGGGACAACGATGGTGACACCGCATATCTCCTTGGGCCTGATGGGAAGCTGTATTTCATCTATTCCTATCCGCCATTCCGAGAAAGGTGAGGGTCACTTTCGGTAGCCGGGAACGCTTTCCATCGCGATCTTTCCTGCAGCGGACAAAAACTTAGGGATGCGCGAATCGCGGAGTCC
This Candidatus Bipolaricaulota bacterium DNA region includes the following protein-coding sequences:
- a CDS encoding thermonuclease family protein; its protein translation is MKLCAGIVVAIALGWVVAVQAVQTPSTVIFGPSWVMSVTDGDTITVRLPNGEPLKVRYLGINAPELSDEEHSGQAAKDANSASVKNRNVWLEVERTNGDFRRGRDRRVLAHVFSDAERTQLVQQALVEKGLALIDLPGLTDREIAADDFSIRYADQLIAAQIEAAQNRRGAWNLDDFYPDADLAIAAIKFWGEKEAVYLINRGSEPLELADGWVLMDASAGKSKKEGRNPAHALSFAEFFGPSCVLPPGGKLIIYSGAGIPPEMRGRITGCGTGKVEVYWTRRKVWDNDGDTAYLLGPDGKLYFIYSYPPFRER